AAGTCTTTGAGTATTTTGTTCAACTTATGCTACATAAAAAAGTTATAGTTTCTTTGTTATAATTTATGATTTCTACTATTTTTATGCTTTACAATTCATTCCACCTATTAGTTGCAGTGCATAACGTACTGTAATTAGGAATTCCATTCAAAAATCTATTTGAATCACAGATATTTCTTTACTCACCATATACTTGGTACCACACCATAAAAGTCAGAATAGTCCAAAGCTTTCTTGAATTATCTTTTCTTTTTCTGCGATGTTCCTCCAATAAATTCAAAAAGTAATCTTTATCAAAGTACTTATCTGTCTGTGATTTTTTAATAATATCCCGTGCCCATTCATACATTTCAGCTCGCAACCAAACTCTAATTGGAACTGGAAAACCTAATTTGCTTCGTTCCAACACATGATCAGGTACTAATCCTTTAACAGCTTTTCTCAAAATATATTTAGTTGTTCCATGAGAAATCTTATACTCTGATGGAATATGTCTAGCAACTTCAAAAACATCTTTATCTACAAAAGGTGTCCGCAATTCTAAGCTATGCGCCATCGTTGTTCGATCCGCATTATGCAACAAATCGCCACTAAGCCACGAATGCACATCAATAAACTGCATTTTACTAACCGCATCGTTCTTGCATGCATCTTGGTACAATGGTTTAGTGAAAAGTTGAAATGGATGATTACAATTATAGTTTTTAAAGAATTTATTTTTCTGTTTTTCATTAAAAATAAATGCATTTCCGACATAACGTTCCTCTAGCGGAGTCGTTCCTCGTAAAACAAAGTTACGCCCTTTCACACCTTCTGGAATTAGATGTGCTATTTGGTTTAACATTTTATTAATTCTTTTAGTGTGTTCAAAAAATTTCAATGAAAGTGGCTCATGGTACATTTTGTATCCACCAAAGAATTCATCGGCTCCTTCACCCGTTAAAGCAACTTTTACCTTTTTTCTTGCTTCACGTGCAACAAAATACTGCGGAATAGCCGCTGGATCTGCTAAGGGATCATCCATACTCCACACAAAATGCGGAAATTCTTGCATAAATTCCACTGGATCAATGACATAACTCGTGTTTTTTACACCTAATTGTGCTGCCGTCATTTCTGCAACATCTAGTTCACTATAACCTTCTTGCCCAAAGCCAACCGAGAATGTCTCTAACTGAGAATTGAATTGTTTTGCTAAAGAAACAATAATTGCAGAGTCAATTCCACCTGATAAGAACGCCCCAACAGGAACATCCGCACTCATATGCTTTTCAACAGACTCAACTAAACAATCACGTATTTGTTTTTCATACTCTTTCTCAGATAATTTAATTGGTTCAAATTCTGCATAGAAATATCGTTCAACTTTAACCTCTTTACCTGGTTCAACGCTAAGTGAGCATCCTGGTTGCAAGGATTCAACATTTTCATACATCGTTTCATTCTCAGGAACATACTGATATGTCATATAATCCTGTAATGCATCCTCATTCAAGTCTTTTTTCTGTAATATCTTATAAATTGCCTTATTTTCAGAAGCATAATAGAAATCTCCCTCATTAATTGAATAATAAAAAGGTTTAATTCCAAAATGATCCCGTGCTGCAAATAATTTCTTGGCAACACTATCCCAAATAACAAAAGCAAACATACCTCGGAAAAAAGAAACACATTTTTCAGAATATTTAGCATACATGGCTAAAATAATTTCTGAGTCTGTATTAGTTTTGAAAGTATAGCCTTCTTGCTCTAGTTGCTTGCGCAATTCAATGTAATTATATATTTCTCCATTAAAAGTCAACCAATATCGTTCATTATCATACTCCATTGGCTGATGTCCGTTTTTTAGGTCGATTATACTTAAACGCCTAAAACCCATAGTGATATTCTTGTCTTGAAAATATCCTTCGTCATCTGGTCCCCTATGAATAATCATATTATTCATATCATTAATCTTTTTATACTTTATCTCGTTTTTCCCTATACTATTTGTCAATAGTCCAACAAAACCACACATAGTACACCCCTTTTTTTGATCAATTCCCCAATCTACTAAATTATAATTTTTTCCCCAAAAAAATTCCATTTAATTTAATTTCTGAACAAAAACTTATTACTTTATTAATTTTTGTAAATATCCACTGTTTCCTGATAAAAATACGTCCTCTGATTCTTTTAATATTAAGAACTCAAGTGCTCTAACGTAACAAAAAATTACAATATTGAATGAAGTATCCGAGACACAAAAAAAGACATGGTTTTTGAGGAAAACCACGTCCTTTATTATTTATTATCACTTTTTATTAAAACTTTTCTCTGCTTACTAGGTCATATTTTGTTCTAAATTGCTGGTCCTTATTGGTTACCTTTCAGAGGTAATTGCAACTCTATCGTACTCAGATCACCTGTATTTTTTTGATCAATATGGTAGATCTCTCGGATTGGTCTTGAAACCTCATAACCATTTTCTTTCACCCAAGCAATTAATTTATTACCAGTAACACCAATATCGTTGAATCCTCCTGTGTGAATAATAGATGCAACCTCTTCAGATGGAATTTCTCTAATCACTACATTCGATTTTTCATCGACTACCAGTCCATGCGTTAAAGGTTCAACAATTTCTTGATCCACTATTTTGTTATCTTGATTCAAATATAATCCAGAATAGTACAATGTGAGACATGGTGTCGACAATAAGCCCCCATTTTTTTTAATTTCATTTTCTAGCTTATCCCATAAATTCGTTGAAAATTCATCATATTTCTTTGTACCTTTGTCGTATTGATCTCTCAGTGTAGCAGCCAAAAAAGCACGTGTTGTTTTTACTGTAATCCCGTTCACCATATCGAATCCTCCATTATTATACAGGAAGAGACTAGCTTGAATATGTTTGATTTGATCTTCAGTATGTTTAATTTTTGTTTGCAACTCTGGAATCTGACGATCGGCAATAACTCTAATCATCTTAGCATCATTTGATGGAACAGAAAAAAAGTCACTCATATCTTTCAATGGAACTCCTAATTCTTTTAGAGAGTTTATTTCAGCTACTCGCGATAATTGCTTTGGCTCATAGTCTCGATACTTATTATTTTGATTAACACTGTTTGGTTTAAGAATATTCAATTTATCATAGAATCGCAGTGTGTACACTGATACCCCACTAATTTTGGAAAACTCATCAATCCTCAAGTTTCGTCCTCCCCGTTTTAGTATATTGAAATATTGTACTTTCGAAAGTTACTCTAAGCTATCAATTGATAGTTTTATTTTAAACTATAGAGTAACTATAAGGTCAATAAGAACGTTTTAAAACTTTTTATTAACAAAATCGTTCTCTTGCTCATATGATTGGTAGAGTTATCTTATTATAACTAAAAATTACTAAAGCATTAACTTTATAAAAATATTTTTGCTGACATACTAAATAAAAAAGACAGCCGAGGTGTTTTGATTGACCACTTGCTATTGCTATTAAAAAGGATGTTAGTGACTGTCTAGGACAGTTAGACTAACATCCATGAAAAACATTGAATTCTCAAACTTCTTTTGAAGCCTTTTTTGATGACATATTGCAGGTGATTTAATAATTTATTGTAAAGACCAAATCAAAGTAATTCTTCTAATTAATTCCTACTCTTTTTTATACCAACCATCGCTCCAATACTACCTAGAATAGTCAACAGCAGACCCCAAATCGTCACTATACTTTCATTTTTTTCGCCCGTCTGTGGGAGCTCATTTTGAGATTTGTTTCTTGTAGTATCCGAACGCAGTCCCTTTATCTTAGAACTTTGAATTGCCTTAAACTTATTGTTGACTATTTTTGTGCCCTCAACTTTTTTATTATCAAAACTCAAATTATCAAATTTATTTGCAGCATTGTTTACA
Above is a window of Liquorilactobacillus hordei DSM 19519 DNA encoding:
- the asnB gene encoding asparagine synthase (glutamine-hydrolyzing), which encodes MCGFVGLLTNSIGKNEIKYKKINDMNNMIIHRGPDDEGYFQDKNITMGFRRLSIIDLKNGHQPMEYDNERYWLTFNGEIYNYIELRKQLEQEGYTFKTNTDSEIILAMYAKYSEKCVSFFRGMFAFVIWDSVAKKLFAARDHFGIKPFYYSINEGDFYYASENKAIYKILQKKDLNEDALQDYMTYQYVPENETMYENVESLQPGCSLSVEPGKEVKVERYFYAEFEPIKLSEKEYEKQIRDCLVESVEKHMSADVPVGAFLSGGIDSAIIVSLAKQFNSQLETFSVGFGQEGYSELDVAEMTAAQLGVKNTSYVIDPVEFMQEFPHFVWSMDDPLADPAAIPQYFVAREARKKVKVALTGEGADEFFGGYKMYHEPLSLKFFEHTKRINKMLNQIAHLIPEGVKGRNFVLRGTTPLEERYVGNAFIFNEKQKNKFFKNYNCNHPFQLFTKPLYQDACKNDAVSKMQFIDVHSWLSGDLLHNADRTTMAHSLELRTPFVDKDVFEVARHIPSEYKISHGTTKYILRKAVKGLVPDHVLERSKLGFPVPIRVWLRAEMYEWARDIIKKSQTDKYFDKDYFLNLLEEHRRKRKDNSRKLWTILTFMVWYQVYGE
- a CDS encoding MerR family transcriptional regulator is translated as MRIDEFSKISGVSVYTLRFYDKLNILKPNSVNQNNKYRDYEPKQLSRVAEINSLKELGVPLKDMSDFFSVPSNDAKMIRVIADRQIPELQTKIKHTEDQIKHIQASLFLYNNGGFDMVNGITVKTTRAFLAATLRDQYDKGTKKYDEFSTNLWDKLENEIKKNGGLLSTPCLTLYYSGLYLNQDNKIVDQEIVEPLTHGLVVDEKSNVVIREIPSEEVASIIHTGGFNDIGVTGNKLIAWVKENGYEVSRPIREIYHIDQKNTGDLSTIELQLPLKGNQ